The Stieleria maiorica genome includes the window GCCGTCGTGAAGGTCGGAACCTTGGCGAGACGAGCCACCTTCGCCAAGGCGATGACATTCGATCGCAGGACGGGGAGTTCGATGTCCTTGACCAGTTGAAATAGCCCGCTCTGGTGGTCAATTAGCAGCATCACCGAATCGTCCGGGTCGATCATCCACTTGTTGACTGTGCTCATGGTTTTCTCCAGAAGAGAAGAGTTCTCTGTTCTGCACCGCGACACCGCGATGTCTGCAAAGCAGGATAGAAAACCGGATGAGGAGAGTATCGGCGGTTATTGCGGACTCTTTGGCGATTCTTGCTGTCTTCAGGCGAATCGCCTGGGAGTGACGCCGACGAGCCGTTTGAAGTGCCGGTTGAGTTGGCTCTGATCACTGAAGCCGACCGCGATGGCGATCTGGACAAGCGAGAGTTGCCGCGCGGCGATGAGTCGCTTGGCGCGCTCAACGCGCTGGTGGATGACGAACTGATACGGCGGCAGGCCGGTCGTCTGCTTGAACAGCCGCGCGAAGTGGAATTCGCTCAGGTGGGCGACATCGGCAAGGTCGGCAAGGGAGATGTTTTGGTCGAGATGCGCGTGGATGTACTCTTCGACCGCCCGCAGCGCATGTCGCGGCAGTCGGCCGCCTGCCTCGCGGATGCCCCCGCCCGAACCCTGCCTGTTGGACATCTGTCGAATCAGTTGGACGACCAGCACATTCGCCAGCGACTCGGCACACAGTCGCCCGCCCGGACCACCGGTAACCAGCTCGCGGCGAAGGGCCGTGAGGGTAGCGATTACCTCCGGGCTAGATTGGTCATAGTAGCG containing:
- a CDS encoding helix-turn-helix domain-containing protein — translated: MHPLTPDDRLRHVPYAFRHTSATLGWNGLRVEYNTRQPASDFVHPPLECLMLVLTGEIFPERADHRCDDARYSGDGLPHAVNLLPPGVESRWRWRNTGDLTDSTHYQLSPALVAKVAEQAFDLDPARFHFPVRYYDQSSPEVIATLTALRRELVTGGPGGRLCAESLANVLVVQLIRQMSNRQGSGGGIREAGGRLPRHALRAVEEYIHAHLDQNISLADLADVAHLSEFHFARLFKQTTGLPPYQFVIHQRVERAKRLIAARQLSLVQIAIAVGFSDQSQLNRHFKRLVGVTPRRFA